The segment ATCCGCCGCAGCAACAATGCAGGCACCCGTTTTTCACCGGTTCGGCTCAACCGCAGCCTTCGCCGCCGCCGGCCCCACCACAGCCCATGGCACAGCCGCCCTTGCGGGCCTTGAAGGCAGCCAGATCGCCATCACCGAAATGAGCACTCAAGACATCGCTGATGAATCCAGTACAAGCTTCCACCTGAATACCGCTCTCTTCCAACAGCAGACTTGGGGTTTCACCTGCTGCGGCGCAAAAGATGGCGCTGCAATCCTTCAAGGTCTTTGCCAAGGCCTCCCATCGCTTAGGGCCACAGCCCGCAGGCGGAGACTGACGTTCCTCGACCATGGACAGTGCTCCATCCTGTTCTGCCCAGATCTGGAAACGTGAAGCCTCGCCCAGATGCTGATTGACCAGCATGCCCTCGCGGGTTGCCACAGCCACATAGGGACGGGCCTCGGCAACGGGCAACTCCATCTTGGAGCAGGCCGAGAGGCAACCAGCCATTTCGCCTGAAATATCATTATCCAACAGGCCAACGGCATCGGCACGGCAACGCTTGCAGTGAGTCATCTGGGGAACATGAACTCCAGCGGCCTTACGCAGGGCATTGACCTCGGCCTTGGTGGGTTCTGGAAGATGCCCAAAACCGGTTCCTGGATTGGGATACATGGGGATCAGATTATGCAAATCCACATCCAGTCCCTTCATGACCCGGGCGATCTCCTCGACATGATGGTCATTGATCCCGGGAATGATGATGGTGTTGACCTTCACGGTGATGCCACGCGCCTTCAAACCACGGATGGATTCCAACTGACGCTCCAGAATCAGCTTGCCGGCATCCTTGCCGCGATAGACCACTTTACCGTCACGCACCCATTTATAGACCTCTCCACCGATGACAGGGTCCACGGCGTTGACCGTAACCGTCATATGAGTCACGCCCAGGTCGGCCACGTCATCCAGATATGGAGGCAAAGCCAAGCCATTGGTGGAGACACAAAACAACAAGTCCGGAAATTTCTCGCGAATGCGACGCATGGTACCCAGCGTCTCCAGCGGATTGGCAAAGGGGTCACCGGGGCCGGCGATGCCTGCCACCGTGATTCGCGGTTCCTTGGCCAGGACATCCTCCATGTATTTGGCAGCCTGCCCGGGGGAAAGCACTGCCGAGGTCACGCCAGGGCGGGACTCATTTACACAGTCAAACTTGCGATTGCAGAAATTGCACAGCACGTTGCACTTGGGGGCTACAGGCAAATGAACTCTGCCGCACTCGCCCTTGACGTCTTTGTTGAAACAGGGGTGCATGGTCTTGTTGCGTTCCGTGGTCATGGCGATTCTCCTTGCGATCAACTCGAATTATCCGTTTCAACAGGTAGCTTGTCAGTGTCTTCAATTCTGCGGCGAGGCGATTAATTCATTTCCCCGCAGGCTGCTCAAAAAATTCGAAGGCAAGGCATGAGAAAAATTCAAGTTGATGCGTATTGGGCATACGAGAGAGTTTGAATTTTTCGAGTAACGCAGCTTTCGGATACTTTTCAGCAGCCTGCTAAATGTAGCCGTAGCCGATGTCAGAGGTGTTCTGTTTGCGTTCGATGGCCAGATTGACCAGACTGTCGAACAACCCCAATGCCCCCCGGTAACCCAAGTGCAGCAGGCGCTGCCCACCGAAGCGATCATGGATGGGGAACCCGACGCGCAAGAGATCGGCATTCCAGTCACGGGCGTAGCGATAGCCCTTGCTGTTGCCCACCAACAGGTCCGGCTTCAGCTCTCCGGCTCGTGCAGCGATGTCGTGGAAGTCAACCTTCTCCATGACCTCAGGCATTTCAGGCAGCAGTCCGGCACAGGTTTCGTGCACGGCCTCGGCGAAGCCTCCGCCTCCTGCACCGGTGGCGACCAGCACGGGGCGTATTCCGATTTCAGCCAAAAGTGATGTCATCCCCAGAACCATATCCTCATCGCCGTAGACCACGGCCCGCTGCCCTGCGATGTACTTGTGACCGTCCACCAAGGCGTCCAGCAACCGTCCACGCTCAGCGGCGATAGCTTCTGGAATGGGCTGTCCGGTCAATTCGCTCAGGGTCTCCATCAAGGCATCTGTGGCGCGAAGGCCAATGGGCATGGGCAACTGGTGGTTAACCACACCAAATCGTTTTTCCAAGGAAGCCCCGGCGGTCTTGCGCCCCACCAGGCTGGTCCCGAATTCCAGAGAGGCTCGCGCACCCGACATGGAGCGGATTTCCTCCAGGGTCGTCCCCCCCGCTGCGATGGGCTGGTATTCGTCGTAGGTGGGACCATCCAGGGTGTCCGAATAGTCGGGCAATAACGTCAGTTCCAGATCGAAAGCTCGGCCAATCTCGCGCATATGGCGCAAATCTTCCGCAGACACGAACCCGGACATGACGTTAACGCGTCCGGTGGGCTCGACCTGGTCCACACACAACTGCTCGGCCAGAGACAGTACCGCGCCGTGGAACCCATCCATGTGCGTACCGGAAAAACTGGGCGTGGAGACCTGCACCACGGCGGGCAGGGGCAGATCGCCGAACTCCTGGCGGAATTCATGCAGAATCATATGCACATCGTCACCGATGGTTTCTGTCAGACAGGTCGTCGCCACCCCGATGACTTCGGGTGCGTATTTGCGCATGACGTTGATCAGGCCCTTCTTCAGATTCGGACCGCCGCCATAGATGGCATTCTTTTCGCCCAGAGCCGAGGACGCAATGTCCATGGGCTCACGGAAGTGGCTGATGATATAGCGACGCATGTAAGTGGCGCAGCCCTGAGAGCCATGCAGAAACGGAACCCCGCCAGCAACACCCTTAAAAGCCAGGGTCGCACCCAGTGGAGTGCAGAGCTTGCAGGCATTGGTGGTGGAGACGTAATTGGTCTTGGGAGCAGTAGCGATCATGACGCACCTCCTGCAGTGGCTGCGCAGGGCGGGCAACCCTTCCCTTCGGGGCCACGGGCCCCTGAGTCAACCGTACCTTCAGCCCGCCCGCGCCGCCTTGGCATGAAGTTCCAGACCGGGCTCATGGCCGAGGCATGGATCTCCAATGCAAAATTGTACATGCCGATGAAGCCTTCCAGAGCGATCTTGCGCTCGTGATTGTGGTCGCAGAACCCCACACCCAGCTTGAAGGCAATGGGTCGTTCCTTGACCCCGCCCACGAACACGTCGACATCCTTTTCCTTGATGTACTTGGACAGTTCGAGGGGGTTGGCATCATCGATAATGACCGTGCCGGGATCGGTAATGGTCGCCAACTCGCGATAGTCCTCACGGGTCCCGGTCTGAGATCCCACAAGCACAACTTTCATCCCCAGATGCCTGAAGGCCTTGATCAACGAGAACGCCTTGAAGGCCCCGCCCACGTAAATGGCTGCTCGCTTGCCCTCCAGGTCCTTGCGCAATCCGGCCAGCTTGGGCATCAGGGCTTCCAGTTCCTCGCGCACCAACTCGCTTGTACGGCGCTCGATATCCGGGTCGATGTCCTTGAAAAATTCGGCCACCTTGTACAGCGAGTCGGCCATGTCCTCGATGCCAAGATAGGAGACCCGCACGTGAGGAACGCCGTGCTCCTCTTCCATCATCTTGGCCAGATCCAGGGTCGCCCCGGAACACTGCACCAAGTTCAATGCAGCACCGTGAGCCCGTTGAACATCGGCCACCCGGCCATCACCGGTGACATTGGCCACGACTTCCACACCCATGCGTTCCAGATACTTACGGATGATCCAGATTTCACCAGCCAGATTGAAGTCACCAAAGATGTTCACGGACAGGGGACTAATGCCCGTGGTGTCAGCCGTACCCACAAGCCGGTTCATGGCCTTGCAGGCAGC is part of the Desulfovibrio ferrophilus genome and harbors:
- a CDS encoding radical SAM protein, which translates into the protein MTTERNKTMHPCFNKDVKGECGRVHLPVAPKCNVLCNFCNRKFDCVNESRPGVTSAVLSPGQAAKYMEDVLAKEPRITVAGIAGPGDPFANPLETLGTMRRIREKFPDLLFCVSTNGLALPPYLDDVADLGVTHMTVTVNAVDPVIGGEVYKWVRDGKVVYRGKDAGKLILERQLESIRGLKARGITVKVNTIIIPGINDHHVEEIARVMKGLDVDLHNLIPMYPNPGTGFGHLPEPTKAEVNALRKAAGVHVPQMTHCKRCRADAVGLLDNDISGEMAGCLSACSKMELPVAEARPYVAVATREGMLVNQHLGEASRFQIWAEQDGALSMVEERQSPPAGCGPKRWEALAKTLKDCSAIFCAAAGETPSLLLEESGIQVEACTGFISDVLSAHFGDGDLAAFKARKGGCAMGCGGAGGGEGCG
- a CDS encoding nitrogenase component 1, which translates into the protein MIATAPKTNYVSTTNACKLCTPLGATLAFKGVAGGVPFLHGSQGCATYMRRYIISHFREPMDIASSALGEKNAIYGGGPNLKKGLINVMRKYAPEVIGVATTCLTETIGDDVHMILHEFRQEFGDLPLPAVVQVSTPSFSGTHMDGFHGAVLSLAEQLCVDQVEPTGRVNVMSGFVSAEDLRHMREIGRAFDLELTLLPDYSDTLDGPTYDEYQPIAAGGTTLEEIRSMSGARASLEFGTSLVGRKTAGASLEKRFGVVNHQLPMPIGLRATDALMETLSELTGQPIPEAIAAERGRLLDALVDGHKYIAGQRAVVYGDEDMVLGMTSLLAEIGIRPVLVATGAGGGGFAEAVHETCAGLLPEMPEVMEKVDFHDIAARAGELKPDLLVGNSKGYRYARDWNADLLRVGFPIHDRFGGQRLLHLGYRGALGLFDSLVNLAIERKQNTSDIGYGYI
- the nifE gene encoding nitrogenase iron-molybdenum cofactor biosynthesis protein NifE, translated to MKNELLEERKGQIHTVGESPFDMACNRESLAGAVSQRACVFCGSRVVLYPIADALHLVHGPIGCAVYTWDIRGALSSGPELHRLSFSTDLQERDVIFGGETKLEAALVELIERHQPKAAFVYSTCIVGLIGDDLEAVCRKVEERFGIPVMPVQSEGFKGSKREGYLAACKAMNRLVGTADTTGISPLSVNIFGDFNLAGEIWIIRKYLERMGVEVVANVTGDGRVADVQRAHGAALNLVQCSGATLDLAKMMEEEHGVPHVRVSYLGIEDMADSLYKVAEFFKDIDPDIERRTSELVREELEALMPKLAGLRKDLEGKRAAIYVGGAFKAFSLIKAFRHLGMKVVLVGSQTGTREDYRELATITDPGTVIIDDANPLELSKYIKEKDVDVFVGGVKERPIAFKLGVGFCDHNHERKIALEGFIGMYNFALEIHASAMSPVWNFMPRRRGRAEGTVDSGARGPEGKGCPPCAATAGGAS